Proteins encoded together in one Chitinophaga sp. LS1 window:
- a CDS encoding SDR family NAD(P)-dependent oxidoreductase, which translates to MLKGRTILITGGGSGIGETLTNKLSNDNKIIICGRNEDKLKKVAAANTNVSYFVADVSVANEIDELFKRIKTDGIVLDVLFNNAGVVEQWDITKSALSSAQIFEKINTNLSGAIAITQQFVGQANKSVSNVIVNITSTIAIFPFPVLGLYSTSKSGLSIFTKMIRQQLKGTNFKVVEILPSQVETEMPKKLGFTSRGMNVQDFANKTINAINKGKTEYSADPNVPMLKLFNRLLPKSSVLNMADKISKKILKSIAV; encoded by the coding sequence ATGTTGAAAGGAAGAACAATTTTAATTACAGGCGGTGGGTCGGGAATTGGCGAAACACTTACAAACAAGTTGTCAAACGATAACAAAATTATCATTTGCGGAAGGAATGAAGATAAACTGAAAAAGGTTGCCGCTGCAAATACGAATGTGTCATATTTTGTTGCTGATGTTTCTGTCGCCAACGAAATTGACGAACTTTTTAAAAGAATAAAAACAGACGGAATTGTTTTAGATGTTTTGTTCAATAACGCAGGTGTCGTTGAGCAATGGGACATTACAAAATCGGCCTTGTCATCTGCTCAGATTTTTGAAAAGATAAATACAAACTTGTCTGGTGCTATCGCTATTACACAACAATTTGTAGGTCAGGCAAACAAGTCAGTAAGCAACGTAATTGTAAATATTACTTCTACTATTGCAATTTTTCCTTTTCCTGTTTTAGGTTTGTATTCTACGTCTAAATCAGGGTTAAGTATATTTACAAAAATGATAAGACAACAACTGAAAGGTACAAATTTCAAAGTTGTTGAAATTCTTCCGTCTCAGGTTGAAACTGAAATGCCTAAAAAATTAGGATTTACGTCAAGAGGTATGAATGTGCAGGATTTTGCAAACAAAACGATTAACGCAATCAACAAAGGTAAAACAGAATACTCAGCTGACCCGAATGTTCCTATGCTTAAATTATTCAATAGACTTTTACCGAAAAGTAGCGTGTTGAATATGGCTGATAAAATCAGTAAAAAAATATTGAAAAGTATTGCAGTCTGA
- a CDS encoding DUF5009 domain-containing protein: MKNLSQRLLSIDAFRAITMLAMIFVNDVSGVSNIPAWIEHTKAADDGMGFADTVFPAFLFIVGLSIPFAIGKRIAKQESFIKTETHILTRSLALIVIGFFHVNLESYNREAAILPYAIWEILITVGFFLIWLDYKKKQYLLQGLGIALLIAMAALYKGEGGQWMRPSWWGILGIIGWAYLVSATVFLLAKGKFPALIVLLAVFLGINFAKHSGVLLVDIPVIGDASSITLIMAGVVISSIPKKSIPLLIGIGVAAIVIGLIVRPYTEGISKIRSTPSWVLICAGISTVVFAIMIWLVDLKGKMHWFSFIKPAGTSTLTCYLIPYLLYSLMLLVHFHFPAFLSNGIGGILRSIAIAFMVIWIVGRMEKIHLRLKI, encoded by the coding sequence ATGAAAAACTTGTCTCAACGTCTCTTATCTATCGATGCCTTCCGTGCCATCACCATGCTGGCTATGATCTTCGTCAACGATGTCAGTGGGGTATCTAACATCCCTGCCTGGATAGAACATACCAAAGCTGCAGATGATGGAATGGGGTTTGCTGATACAGTATTCCCTGCCTTTTTATTTATTGTCGGGTTGTCGATCCCATTTGCCATTGGAAAGCGGATCGCGAAGCAGGAGTCATTTATCAAAACAGAAACACATATTTTAACCCGTTCACTGGCCCTGATCGTGATTGGCTTTTTTCATGTGAACCTGGAAAGTTATAATCGCGAAGCGGCCATCCTGCCATATGCAATATGGGAGATATTGATCACTGTAGGATTCTTTCTGATCTGGCTGGATTATAAGAAGAAACAATACCTGTTGCAGGGATTAGGAATTGCATTACTCATAGCCATGGCTGCCTTGTACAAAGGGGAAGGCGGTCAATGGATGCGGCCATCCTGGTGGGGAATATTAGGTATTATAGGCTGGGCTTACCTGGTGAGTGCGACGGTCTTTTTATTGGCGAAGGGGAAATTTCCTGCATTAATAGTATTGCTGGCCGTTTTTTTAGGGATCAATTTTGCAAAGCATAGCGGGGTGTTATTAGTGGATATACCTGTAATAGGAGACGCGTCTTCCATTACATTGATCATGGCCGGCGTAGTCATTTCCAGTATCCCTAAAAAATCAATTCCCCTGTTAATTGGAATAGGTGTAGCGGCTATAGTGATTGGTTTGATCGTACGACCTTATACAGAAGGGATTTCAAAGATCAGGTCTACACCTTCATGGGTATTGATATGTGCGGGTATCAGCACGGTTGTATTTGCAATTATGATCTGGTTAGTAGATCTGAAAGGTAAGATGCACTGGTTTTCGTTTATCAAACCTGCTGGAACCAGTACATTGACCTGTTATCTTATTCCATACCTGTTATATTCACTGATGTTATTGGTACATTTTCATTTTCCTGCATTCTTAAGTAATGGAATAGGTGGGATCTTAAGAAGTATTGCAATAGCCTTTATGGTGATCTGGATTGTGGGCAGAATGGAAAAGATCCATCTCCGGCTCAAGATATAA
- a CDS encoding winged helix-turn-helix transcriptional regulator, which produces MEKCVNNFESLQFILQVLGGKWKLHILSILYFGKKRFKELEREIEGISAKMLIKELKDLEAAGIVNRQTFNTVPITVEYSLTTGGLTMKPLLEQMNEWAIKFQQTK; this is translated from the coding sequence ATGGAAAAATGTGTGAACAATTTTGAATCATTACAATTCATCTTGCAGGTTTTGGGTGGAAAATGGAAATTGCACATTCTTTCCATACTGTATTTTGGTAAAAAACGGTTTAAGGAATTGGAACGGGAAATAGAAGGTATTTCAGCCAAAATGCTCATCAAAGAATTGAAAGATTTAGAAGCCGCAGGAATTGTAAACCGACAAACATTTAATACTGTTCCAATAACAGTTGAATATAGTTTGACAACAGGCGGCTTAACAATGAAACCCCTGCTTGAACAAATGAATGAATGGGCAATAAAATTTCAACAGACAAAATAA